From a region of the Tenggerimyces flavus genome:
- a CDS encoding glycosyltransferase family 4 protein, giving the protein MTERALGHSPKAVHVSIVHQASDVRVFVRECRSVAAAGYDVTLFARSPHPFEEDGVRVVPVPEPTNRLARMTVGTWGLLKPLLRERGDVYHLHDPELIPLGIVLRMLGKKVVYDAHEDLPAQVLGKVWIPKPLRPLVAAFARLVIQLAGRGLSAIVAATPTVAEGYGKARKVVVCNYPLILDDRAPIPYADRTGGLVYVGALSGIRGFHTMLEVARIVHEKRGVGLTLVGRLQPATLEAELAGKQAYVDYRGVLPSPEARRLMGESKVGLVLLQATKAIVDALPTKMFEYMAEGLPVVSSNFPLWAEIVEDSGAGAVVPPNDPGAAAEAVLAILDDQEEAAAMADRGRKAVAEQYSWEPELRKLLDLYAELAPAPQMR; this is encoded by the coding sequence ATGACCGAACGAGCCCTAGGGCACAGCCCGAAGGCGGTGCACGTCAGCATCGTCCACCAAGCCAGCGACGTCCGCGTCTTCGTCCGCGAGTGCCGATCCGTCGCCGCCGCGGGCTACGACGTGACGCTGTTCGCGCGTTCGCCGCACCCGTTCGAGGAGGACGGCGTCCGCGTCGTGCCCGTTCCCGAGCCGACCAACCGGCTCGCGCGGATGACGGTCGGTACGTGGGGGCTGCTCAAGCCGCTGCTGCGCGAGCGCGGCGACGTCTACCACCTGCACGACCCCGAGCTGATCCCGCTGGGCATCGTGCTCCGGATGCTCGGCAAGAAGGTCGTGTACGACGCGCACGAGGACCTGCCCGCGCAGGTGCTCGGCAAGGTCTGGATCCCCAAGCCGCTCCGCCCGCTCGTCGCCGCGTTCGCGCGCCTGGTCATCCAGCTCGCCGGACGCGGCCTGTCCGCGATCGTCGCGGCCACGCCGACGGTCGCCGAGGGGTACGGCAAGGCCCGCAAGGTTGTCGTCTGCAACTACCCGCTGATCCTGGACGACCGCGCGCCGATCCCGTACGCCGACCGCACCGGCGGGCTCGTCTACGTCGGCGCGCTGTCCGGCATCCGCGGCTTCCACACCATGCTCGAGGTCGCCCGCATCGTGCACGAGAAGCGCGGCGTCGGCCTCACCCTCGTCGGACGGCTGCAGCCGGCGACGCTGGAGGCCGAGCTCGCGGGCAAACAGGCGTACGTCGACTACCGCGGCGTGCTGCCCTCGCCCGAGGCACGGCGGCTGATGGGCGAGTCGAAGGTCGGGCTCGTGCTGCTGCAGGCGACCAAGGCGATCGTCGACGCGCTGCCGACGAAGATGTTCGAGTACATGGCGGAAGGCCTGCCGGTCGTCTCGTCGAACTTCCCCCTGTGGGCGGAGATCGTCGAGGACTCCGGAGCGGGCGCCGTCGTACCGCCGAACGACCCGGGAGCCGCGGCCGAGGCGGTGCTCGCGATCCTCGACGACCAGGAGGAGGCGGCCGCGATGGCGGACCGAGGCCGCAAGGCGGTGGCGGAGCAGTACAGCTGGGAGCCGGAGCTGCGTAAGCTGCTCGACCTGTACGCGGAGCTCGCGCCGGCGCCGCAGATGAGATGA